Proteins encoded within one genomic window of Equus przewalskii isolate Varuska chromosome 3, EquPr2, whole genome shotgun sequence:
- the LOC103562723 gene encoding UDP-glucuronosyltransferase 2C1-like, giving the protein MKTVQGLCVLFMLNLCFLDSGRTGKVLVWPMDFSHWINLKVILEELHLRGHEITILVPSPSLMMDHTKIPFNVEVLQLSVTKEVLMEEFNTDLYSVIFELPRLSWWDMLTKLAEMNERFFRTLKRVCDSAITNKELLSRLQAAKFHICISDPLSFCGELLAELLNIPFIYSFRFSEGNVIERLCGGLPTPSSYVPGSTTGLTDNMTFVQRLENWLFYTLNDMMFLYFLFPEWDDYYSKVLGKPTTLCEIMGKAEMWLIRTSWEFEFPYPYLPHFEFVGGLHCKPAKPLPKELDEFVQSSGKDGVVVFTLGSMIQNLTEEKSNMIASALAQIPQKVLWRYTGKKPDTLGPNTQLYDWIPQNDLLGHPQTRAFITHCGTNGIYEAIYHGVPMVGIPVFSDQFGNIARVKAKGAAVEVDLHVMTTSDLLNALKAVINNPSYKENAMRLSRIHHDQPMKPLDRAVFWIEFVMRHKGAKHLRPASYDLTWYQYRSLDVIGFLLACVATIMFLVTKCCLFCCWKFGKTGKKKKRE; this is encoded by the exons ATGAAGACTGTACAAGGTTTATGTGTCCTTTTCATGCTTAACCTGTGTTTCCTCGACTCTGGAAGGACTGGGAAAGTACTTGTATGGCCCATGGATTTTAGTCATTGGATTAATTTGAAAGTCATTCTGGAAGAACTCCATCTTCGTGGGCACGAAATAACCATCCTGGTACCTTCACCCAGCCTTATGATGGATCATACCAAGATTCCCTTTAATGTAGAGGTCCTTCAACTTTCAGTAACTAAAGAAGTTCTCATGGAAGAGTTCAATACTGATCTCTATTCAGTTATTTTTGAACTTCCAAGACTTTCATGGTGGGACATGCTAACAAAACTGGCAGAAATGAACGAGAGATTTTTCAGGACACTCAAAAGAGTATGTGACAGTGCTATCACAAATAAGGAGTTACTCAGCAGGCTACAGGCAGCTAAGTTTCATATCTGCATTTCTGATCCTTTAAGTTTTTGTGGGGAGTTGTTGGCTGAGCTTCtcaatattccatttatatactcTTTTAGGTTTTCTGAGGGGAATGTCATTGAAAGACTGTGTGGTGGACTTCCCACCCCTTCTTCATATGTTCCTGGCAGCACAACAGGACTGACAGACAACATGACTTTTGTACAGAGGCTGGAGAACTGGTTATTTTACACACTGAATGAtatgatgtttttatattttctttttccagaatggGATGACTATTATAGCAAGGTTTTAG gaAAACCCACCACGTTATGTGAGATTATGGGGAAAGCTGAAATGTGGTTGATTCGAACTTCCTGGGAATTTGAATTTCCTTACCCTTATTTACCTCACTTTGAATTTGTTGGAGGACTACACTGCAAGCCTGCAAAGCCCCTCCCGAAG GAGTTAGATGAGTTTGTCCAGAGTTCAGGCAAAGATGGAGTTGTGGTATTTACTCTGGGGTCAATGATCCAAAACCTCACAGAAGAAAAGTCTAACATGATTGCATCAGCCCTCGCCCAGATTCCACAGAAG GTTCTCTGGAGATACACAGGAAAGAAACCAGATACATTAGGACCCAATACACAGCTATATGACTGGATTCCACAGAATGATCTTCTTG gTCATCCCCAAACCAGAGCTTTTATCACTCACTGTGGAACAAATGGAATCTATGAAGCTATTTACCACGGGGTACCAATGGTGGGAATTCCCGTATTCAGTGATCAGTTTGGCAATATTGCTCGTGTGAAGGCCAAAGGGGCAGCTGTTGAAGTAGACTTGCATGTGATGACCACTTCCGATCTGCTTAACGCTTTGAAGGCAGTTATTAACAACCCTTC ATATAAAGAGAATGCTATGAGGTTATCAAGAATTCACCATGATCAGCCTATGAAGCCCCTGGATCGAGCAGTCTTCTGGATCGAGTTTGTCATGCGCCACAAAGGAGCCAAACACCTGCGACCAGCCTCCTACGATCTCACCTGGTACCAGTACCGTTCTTTGGATGTGATTGGGTTCCTGCTAGCCTGTGTGGCAACTATTATGTTTCTGGTCACAAAATGTTGCCTGTTCTGTTGCTGGAAGTTtgggaagacaggaaagaagaaaaagagagaataa